A section of the Aerosakkonema funiforme FACHB-1375 genome encodes:
- a CDS encoding RNA-guided endonuclease InsQ/TnpB family protein, translating to MLKSFQTKLNLNNQQRTLAAKHAGVARHAWNWGLDICLKALSANKKLPTAIDLHKRLVAEVKSANPWYYQVSKCAPQQALRHLAKAFGHFFKVPGRGKPKFKKKNIKDSFYLEGSITVSGNRIKLPIFGWVRCHEILPAVRPKNVTVSKRASDWYVSFRYELEAKPSPKTRQRIGVDIGINSLATCSDGSVFPNAKAYRQNQRKLAHLQRSVCRKLQGSRNRTLANLKVARLHRRIANIRQDALHKLTSRLAKNHSEIVIEDLNISGMLKNHRLASAIADCGFYEFKRQLEYKA from the coding sequence GCTAGACACGCTTGGAATTGGGGATTAGATATTTGTTTGAAAGCTTTGTCGGCAAACAAAAAGCTACCAACCGCTATCGATCTTCATAAGCGATTGGTAGCCGAAGTAAAATCAGCAAATCCTTGGTACTACCAAGTATCCAAGTGCGCTCCTCAACAAGCCTTAAGGCATTTAGCCAAAGCTTTTGGGCATTTCTTTAAAGTACCCGGTCGAGGTAAACCAAAATTCAAAAAGAAGAATATCAAAGACAGCTTTTACTTAGAAGGTAGTATCACTGTGAGTGGCAATCGAATTAAATTACCTATTTTTGGATGGGTGAGATGCCACGAAATACTACCAGCCGTTCGGCCCAAAAACGTTACCGTTAGCAAAAGAGCTTCGGATTGGTATGTTAGTTTTAGATACGAGCTAGAAGCCAAACCATCTCCAAAAACAAGACAGCGGATCGGAGTTGATATTGGCATCAACTCTCTTGCCACTTGTTCCGATGGTAGCGTTTTCCCAAATGCCAAAGCTTACCGTCAAAACCAAAGAAAATTGGCTCATCTACAACGCTCAGTCTGTCGGAAGCTTCAAGGCTCTCGTAATCGAACCCTAGCTAATCTGAAAGTAGCTAGACTACATAGAAGAATAGCTAATATCAGACAAGACGCACTGCATAAGTTGACTTCAAGGTTAGCTAAGAACCACAGCGAAATAGTCATCGAAGATTTGAATATCTCCGGGATGCTCAAGAATCATCGCTTAGCTAGTGCCATTGCTGATTGTGGTTTTTATGAGTTCAAAAGGCAACTAGAGTACAAAGCTAG